A genome region from Pantoea sp. CCBC3-3-1 includes the following:
- a CDS encoding DUF4435 domain-containing protein, protein MTFMRTSGGINAQKKFHRVDITFHIEGKNVQNTPGFKTTDLCDYKYYKALLEHYLPERKVKIKVLGCCKNVLDYYELIESKKLKNNLVIVDRDYNGIISSRINDRNVIYTYGYSWENDFWSDVVSTHVITMLTAGNKDSTNRYIKLIKRAIRRIATLSKINICSKSHDLTLFKIAKKGGSLGVALNFNNNFILSQKEFQD, encoded by the coding sequence ATGACCTTCATGAGAACATCTGGCGGGATAAATGCTCAAAAAAAATTTCATAGAGTTGATATTACCTTTCATATAGAAGGTAAAAACGTACAGAACACACCTGGTTTTAAAACAACTGACTTATGCGATTACAAATACTACAAGGCTCTTTTAGAACATTATCTTCCTGAGCGAAAAGTAAAAATAAAGGTTTTAGGTTGTTGTAAAAATGTCTTGGATTACTATGAATTAATTGAAAGCAAAAAGCTAAAAAACAACTTAGTCATAGTTGACAGGGATTATAATGGGATAATTTCAAGCAGGATCAATGATCGTAACGTTATCTACACCTATGGGTATAGCTGGGAGAACGATTTTTGGAGCGATGTAGTATCTACGCATGTTATAACTATGCTTACTGCGGGAAATAAAGACTCTACTAATAGATATATAAAGCTGATAAAAAGAGCAATCCGTAGAATCGCAACTTTAAGTAAAATAAACATATGTTCTAAGAGCCATGATTTGACACTATTTAAAATTGCAAAAAAAGGCGGCTCTCTAGGTGTTGCACTCAATTTTAACAATAATTTTATACTATCCCAAAAAGAATTTCAAGATTAA
- a CDS encoding AAA family ATPase, producing MRCKKEREGITDAFKTLGINESRYKTRIDKTFSKLHSIVKKREKKNSSIEMEDFVYLFNAMRTHDFVEEYYKLKNTNETTYKPLSNFVEVLNSIFNGRKTFYISASNELVVESYNKREVTLEDLSSGEKQILIILGEALLQDEKDCIYIADEPELSLHVTWQENLVAAVTSINKNTQIIFATHSPDVVGFLDEYTIDMAEAIQ from the coding sequence ATTAGATGTAAAAAAGAAAGGGAAGGGATAACGGATGCTTTCAAGACTTTAGGTATCAACGAGTCACGTTACAAAACGAGAATTGATAAAACATTCAGCAAGCTTCACTCGATTGTTAAAAAACGGGAGAAGAAAAATAGCAGCATTGAAATGGAGGATTTCGTCTACTTATTTAATGCTATGAGAACCCATGACTTTGTAGAGGAGTATTACAAGCTAAAAAATACAAATGAGACCACGTATAAACCGCTATCAAATTTTGTAGAGGTATTAAACTCAATATTTAATGGTAGAAAAACATTTTACATATCTGCATCTAATGAACTGGTCGTTGAAAGTTACAATAAAAGAGAAGTGACACTTGAAGATCTATCTTCAGGAGAAAAGCAGATTCTTATAATTTTAGGCGAGGCGCTGTTGCAAGATGAGAAAGATTGTATATATATAGCCGATGAGCCAGAGCTATCCCTACATGTTACCTGGCAAGAAAACCTTGTAGCTGCAGTAACTAGTATAAATAAAAATACTCAAATAATTTTTGCAACTCATTCCCCTGATGTTGTTGGGTTTTTAGACGAATATACTATTGACATGGCGGAGGCTATCCAATGA
- a CDS encoding Rop family plasmid primer RNA-binding protein: MTKHHKTALNMAKFIQGQSLLLLEKLNELDLDTEADMCERLHEDAERLHAGLLAKLNQE, encoded by the coding sequence GTGACCAAACACCATAAAACCGCCCTGAATATGGCAAAATTTATTCAGGGACAAAGCCTGCTTCTGCTGGAGAAGCTCAACGAGCTGGACCTGGATACGGAAGCGGATATGTGCGAACGGCTTCATGAGGACGCCGAGCGCCTTCATGCCGGCCTTCTGGCGAAGTTAAATCAGGAATAA
- a CDS encoding helix-turn-helix domain-containing protein has translation MAKVSISEAARLTQTSRPTLYKMINSGELNFTSTVKAGKSVKVIDTSELIRVFGDINGVETATAFTVKPDPDFTSLNSVDLQHLQHQIELLQKENEGLKEAVAARDEHIASVRQAMLLLEHKKETAPPVLPAGKWWQFWK, from the coding sequence ATGGCGAAAGTATCTATCAGCGAGGCCGCCAGGCTTACGCAGACCAGCCGGCCTACTCTTTACAAGATGATTAACAGTGGTGAGCTTAATTTTACATCGACTGTAAAGGCAGGTAAGTCTGTAAAGGTTATTGATACGTCAGAACTTATACGGGTTTTTGGTGACATCAATGGTGTTGAAACTGCTACAGCTTTTACGGTAAAGCCTGACCCGGATTTTACATCCCTTAACAGTGTCGATTTACAGCATTTACAACATCAAATTGAGTTGTTACAGAAAGAAAACGAAGGACTGAAGGAGGCAGTTGCCGCCAGAGACGAGCACATCGCATCCGTTCGTCAGGCTATGCTGCTTCTTGAACATAAAAAAGAGACAGCGCCGCCCGTATTGCCTGCCGGCAAATGGTGGCAGTTCTGGAAATAG
- a CDS encoding DUF2442 domain-containing protein has product MDVFITTARFSDGKMWLQLSDGQTLGVPLACFPRLKNASAAQLADCELTPRGIHWDTLDEDLSLAGLLSLETVLP; this is encoded by the coding sequence ATGGACGTTTTCATCACGACAGCGCGCTTCAGCGACGGAAAAATGTGGCTGCAGCTGAGCGACGGGCAAACCCTGGGCGTGCCGCTGGCTTGCTTCCCCCGGCTAAAGAATGCCAGCGCGGCGCAGCTGGCTGACTGTGAGCTGACCCCGCGAGGCATTCACTGGGACACACTGGACGAAGACCTGTCACTTGCGGGCCTGCTGAGCCTGGAAACCGTGCTGCCCTGA
- a CDS encoding GrpB family protein produces MRKIIVVPYDDKWPEMFEAESSLIKKLLGGVAKNVHHIGSTSVHGLSAKPVIDMLLEVSDINELDAYNSSMARAGYVARGENGIPGRRYFIKGGDQRSHQVHAFAVGDSQVLKHLAFRDYLRRNKDIAVQYAEIKHSAALLSRNDVHRYSTLKADFIEHHLQLALAV; encoded by the coding sequence ATGCGGAAAATTATTGTTGTGCCATACGATGATAAATGGCCTGAGATGTTTGAAGCTGAAAGTTCACTGATAAAGAAATTGCTTGGTGGAGTGGCTAAAAATGTCCATCACATTGGTAGCACGTCAGTTCATGGTCTCTCAGCAAAGCCCGTAATCGACATGCTGCTTGAAGTTTCCGACATCAATGAACTGGATGCGTACAATTCTTCAATGGCTCGTGCCGGGTATGTTGCTCGTGGTGAGAACGGGATTCCGGGGCGTAGATATTTCATTAAGGGCGGTGATCAGCGTAGTCATCAAGTGCATGCGTTTGCAGTCGGAGATTCGCAGGTATTAAAGCATCTCGCTTTCCGTGATTATCTTCGACGAAACAAGGACATTGCAGTGCAGTATGCTGAGATAAAACACTCAGCAGCATTGCTTAGCAGGAACGATGTTCATCGCTATAGCACCCTAAAAGCGGACTTCATAGAGCATCATCTGCAACTGGCGCTGGCTGTCTGA
- a CDS encoding DUF2778 domain-containing protein: MQLMRMTYDDLTKGGGEAKLHVYGVGTFPVFSGQKPYTNDPDCTYRPNSAIPVGRYWIVPRPEGSIANRIRGWAVDTWNSSNHSEWFALFNSETMNDSILINGVARGGFRLHPLRPDGSGESEGCITFVRRADFYTVRQALLRRKKVRVPGSRNGLMAYGYVEVQGESNFANCKIR; encoded by the coding sequence ATGCAATTAATGAGAATGACCTACGACGATCTGACAAAGGGCGGCGGCGAGGCAAAGCTGCACGTTTACGGCGTGGGCACCTTTCCGGTCTTTTCCGGCCAGAAGCCTTATACCAACGATCCGGACTGTACCTACAGGCCTAACAGCGCCATTCCGGTCGGGCGCTACTGGATTGTTCCGCGCCCTGAAGGCAGTATCGCGAACCGGATCAGAGGATGGGCCGTCGACACCTGGAACAGCTCGAATCATTCAGAGTGGTTTGCGCTCTTTAATTCGGAAACGATGAATGATTCCATCCTGATCAACGGTGTTGCCCGCGGCGGTTTCCGCCTGCATCCCCTTCGGCCGGACGGCTCCGGAGAAAGTGAAGGGTGTATCACCTTCGTGCGGCGTGCTGATTTCTACACGGTAAGGCAGGCGCTGCTCCGGAGAAAGAAAGTTCGCGTGCCGGGTTCGCGAAACGGCTTGATGGCATACGGCTACGTTGAGGTTCAGGGAGAAAGTAACTTTGCAAACTGCAAAATTCGTTAG
- a CDS encoding AAA family ATPase, with protein sequence MLLIDSVEVNGLWGEKTVNLALNKDYNFLIGDNGTGKTTIINLLVSSLKVDLSKLWVIKFDEIIIKLSDIKKNNYMEIYVRKGEDDNNYDMINYIVETSKENEENEENETKSFLFRNRNNQKSNVIIDEDYIIRRESRRKIPEELTEILARKIKLSWLPVSRSDSNEIEYDYRSKQQNPVDFRLNIFTSGFIKYASMINGRMSDNTEKFQQNVFLSLIDPAFIDKMRGDFKLDVKKEREGITDAFKTLGINESRYKTRIDKTFSKLHSIVKKREKKNSSIEMEDFVYLFNAMRTHDFVEEYYKLKNTNETTYKPLSNFVEVLNSIFNGRKTFYISASNELVVESYNKREVTLEDLSSGEKQILIILGEALLQDEKDCIYIADEPELSLHVTWQENLVAAVTSINKNTQ encoded by the coding sequence ATGTTATTAATAGATTCAGTGGAAGTAAACGGCCTCTGGGGCGAAAAAACTGTAAATTTAGCATTAAATAAAGACTATAACTTTTTAATAGGTGACAATGGAACGGGCAAAACAACCATAATTAATTTGCTAGTTTCATCCCTAAAAGTTGACTTAAGTAAGTTATGGGTTATTAAATTTGACGAAATTATTATAAAGTTATCCGACATCAAGAAAAATAACTATATGGAGATATATGTAAGAAAAGGGGAGGACGACAATAATTATGACATGATCAACTACATTGTTGAAACCAGTAAAGAAAATGAAGAGAATGAAGAGAATGAAACCAAATCATTTTTATTTAGAAATAGAAACAATCAAAAATCCAATGTAATAATAGATGAAGATTACATAATAAGGAGAGAATCAAGAAGAAAAATACCTGAAGAACTAACGGAAATACTAGCAAGAAAAATAAAGCTATCTTGGCTACCCGTTAGCCGTTCAGACAGCAATGAAATCGAATATGACTATAGATCAAAACAACAAAACCCTGTTGACTTTAGGTTAAATATATTTACAAGCGGCTTTATAAAATACGCATCAATGATCAATGGAAGAATGAGTGACAACACTGAAAAGTTCCAGCAGAATGTGTTTCTTTCATTAATAGACCCTGCATTCATTGACAAAATGAGAGGCGACTTTAAATTAGATGTAAAAAAAGAAAGGGAAGGGATAACGGATGCTTTCAAGACTTTAGGTATCAACGAGTCACGTTACAAAACGAGAATTGATAAAACATTCAGCAAGCTTCACTCGATTGTTAAAAAACGGGAGAAGAAAAATAGCAGCATTGAAATGGAGGATTTCGTCTACTTATTTAATGCTATGAGAACCCATGACTTTGTAGAGGAGTATTACAAGCTAAAAAATACAAATGAGACCACGTATAAACCGCTATCAAATTTTGTAGAGGTATTAAACTCAATATTTAATGGTAGAAAAACATTTTACATATCTGCATCTAATGAACTGGTCGTTGAAAGTTACAATAAAAGAGAAGTGACACTTGAAGATCTATCTTCAGGAGAAAAGCAGATTCTTATAATTTTAGGCGAGGCGCTGTTGCAAGATGAGAAAGATTGTATATATATAGCCGATGAGCCAGAGCTATCCCTACATGTTACCTGGCAAGAAAACCTTGTAGCTGCAGTAACTAGTATAAATAAAAATACTCAATAA